In Aegilops tauschii subsp. strangulata cultivar AL8/78 chromosome 3, Aet v6.0, whole genome shotgun sequence, one genomic interval encodes:
- the LOC109786042 gene encoding uncharacterized protein: MPGSAISGGAARAAAVAWWLQRHQRLPPPADLLPRSLLDRAVELASKTAAAAAPDLDPDLPCSLGSSSLPDLCDGLVGN; the protein is encoded by the coding sequence ATGCCGGGGAGCGCCATCAGCGGAGGCGCGGCAAGGGCGGCCGCGGTCGCGTGGTGGCTGCAGCGCCACCAGCGACTGCCTCCGCCGGCGGACCTCCTGCCACGCAGCCTCCTTGACCGCGCGGTGGAGCTCGCGAGcaagaccgccgccgccgccgccccggatcTGGACCCGGACCTGCCCTGCTCCCTCGGCTCGTCCTCCCTTCCCGACCTCTGCGACGGCTTGGTTGGTAATTAG